Proteins co-encoded in one Stutzerimonas stutzeri genomic window:
- a CDS encoding hydroxymethylpyrimidine/phosphomethylpyrimidine kinase yields MTGPCSRPVVLCLSGHDPSGGAGLQADIEALIAQGCHAAPTVTALTVQDTVDVSDFRVLDRNWVLAQANAVIADLPIAAVKLGMLGSVEMVETVLDIMQKLPGVPLVCDPVLRAGGGGALGKDEVGYAMRERLFPVSTIATPNLPEARILAELPNGSADECAEKLLPFIRYLLITGGHGDETEVHNRLYCRDGSRYDFSCQRLPGSYHGSGCTLASTLAGRLALGEELASAVKTALDYTWRTLRDAEAPGRGQYIPRRLPLDLA; encoded by the coding sequence ATGACTGGCCCTTGCTCTCGCCCTGTTGTTCTCTGTCTTTCCGGCCACGACCCCAGCGGCGGTGCTGGCCTGCAAGCCGACATCGAAGCGCTGATCGCCCAAGGCTGCCATGCCGCACCGACCGTTACGGCGCTGACGGTGCAGGATACCGTCGACGTGAGCGATTTCCGTGTGCTCGATCGCAACTGGGTGCTGGCCCAGGCCAACGCCGTGATCGCCGACCTGCCCATCGCCGCCGTCAAGCTGGGCATGCTCGGCTCGGTGGAGATGGTTGAAACGGTGCTGGACATCATGCAGAAGCTACCGGGCGTCCCGCTGGTCTGCGATCCAGTGCTACGCGCCGGCGGTGGCGGTGCCCTGGGCAAGGACGAAGTCGGTTACGCCATGCGCGAGCGGCTGTTCCCGGTGTCCACCATCGCCACGCCTAACCTGCCGGAAGCGCGGATTCTTGCCGAACTGCCGAATGGCAGCGCAGACGAATGCGCGGAGAAGCTGCTGCCCTTCATCCGTTATCTGCTGATTACCGGCGGGCATGGCGACGAAACGGAGGTTCATAACCGCCTCTATTGCCGCGACGGCAGCCGCTACGACTTCAGCTGTCAGCGCCTGCCCGGCAGCTATCACGGCTCCGGCTGCACGCTGGCCAGCACGCTGGCTGGCCGGCTGGCCCTCGGCGAGGAGCTGGCCAGCGCGGTGAAGACCGCGCTCGACTATACCTGGCGCACCCTGCGTGATGCCGAGGCGCCGGGACGTGGCCAGTACATTCCACGCCGGCTACCGCTGGACCTGGCCTGA
- a CDS encoding tetratricopeptide repeat protein — MTRTGRSLALGCLLLLTPLLASAGGNSLLIPATSRCALNTVPEAMREALRACEQAASEGDLQAAYELGEYYYDGRRAPRELSKALHWFEQASLQGHALAQHRLGVMFFRGEGVPANNVQAYVVLKMAAVNGEEDALDTADRVSAQMRRDELEIATQVLGQIFRDYLMDLQTADGNEPFRP; from the coding sequence ATGACTCGCACCGGCCGCAGCCTCGCCCTAGGCTGCCTGCTGCTTCTCACGCCCCTGCTGGCCAGCGCAGGCGGCAACTCGCTGCTGATTCCGGCCACGTCCCGCTGCGCACTCAACACCGTCCCGGAAGCGATGCGCGAAGCCCTGCGCGCGTGCGAACAGGCCGCCAGCGAAGGCGATCTGCAAGCCGCCTATGAACTGGGCGAGTACTATTACGACGGCCGCCGCGCACCGCGAGAGCTGAGCAAGGCACTGCACTGGTTCGAACAGGCGTCGCTACAGGGACATGCCCTGGCTCAACATCGGCTCGGCGTGATGTTCTTCCGCGGCGAAGGCGTGCCGGCGAACAACGTCCAGGCCTACGTGGTATTGAAGATGGCGGCGGTCAATGGAGAGGAAGACGCGCTGGACACAGCCGACCGCGTCTCGGCACAGATGCGCCGCGACGAACTGGAGATCGCCACCCAGGTGCTCGGTCAGATCTTTCGCGACTACTTGATGGACTTGCAGACCGCCGACGGTAACGAGCCGTTCCGACCGTAG
- the miaB gene encoding tRNA (N6-isopentenyl adenosine(37)-C2)-methylthiotransferase MiaB, with translation MTRKLYIETHGCQMNEYDSSRMVDLLGEQQPLEITSNPAEADVILLNTCSIREKAQEKVFSQLGRWRELKQDNPQLVIGVGGCVASQEGAAIRDRAPYVDVVFGPQTLHRLPEMIDAARTTKQPQVDISFPEIEKFDRLPEPRVDGPTAFVSVMEGCSKYCTFCVVPYTRGEEVSRPFDDVLAEVVHLAENGVREVTLLGQNVNGYRGATHDGRTADLAELIRVVAAVDGIDRIRYTTSHPLEFSDALIQAHAEVPELVKYLHLPVQAGSDRILAAMKRNHTALEYKSRIRKLKAAVPDILISSDFIVGFPGETDKDFEQTMKLIEDVGFDFSYSFVYSARPGTPAADLVDETPEEVKKQRLAILQQRINQQGFENSRRMAGTTQRILVTDYSKKDPGMLQGRTEHNRIVNFRCDNPRLIGQFVDVHIDDALPHSLRGSLLDQAAS, from the coding sequence ATGACCCGCAAGCTCTATATCGAAACCCATGGCTGCCAGATGAACGAGTACGACAGCTCGCGCATGGTGGACCTGCTGGGCGAGCAACAGCCTCTCGAGATCACCTCCAACCCGGCAGAAGCCGACGTGATCCTGCTCAATACCTGCTCGATCCGTGAAAAAGCCCAGGAGAAGGTCTTTTCGCAACTGGGTCGCTGGCGTGAATTGAAGCAGGACAACCCACAGCTGGTCATTGGCGTCGGCGGCTGCGTGGCGAGCCAGGAAGGTGCGGCGATCCGCGATCGTGCGCCCTATGTCGACGTGGTGTTCGGCCCGCAAACCCTGCATCGGCTGCCCGAAATGATCGACGCGGCACGCACCACGAAACAGCCGCAGGTCGATATTTCCTTTCCCGAGATCGAGAAGTTCGACCGCCTACCCGAGCCACGCGTCGACGGCCCCACCGCCTTCGTTTCGGTCATGGAAGGCTGCAGCAAATACTGCACCTTCTGCGTCGTGCCCTACACCCGGGGCGAAGAAGTCAGCCGGCCGTTCGACGACGTCCTCGCCGAGGTCGTTCACCTGGCTGAAAACGGCGTCCGCGAGGTCACCCTGCTCGGGCAGAACGTCAACGGCTATCGCGGCGCCACCCATGATGGGCGTACGGCCGACCTGGCCGAGCTGATCCGCGTGGTCGCCGCCGTCGATGGCATCGACCGCATCCGCTACACCACCAGCCACCCACTGGAGTTCTCCGACGCGTTGATCCAGGCCCACGCCGAAGTGCCGGAACTGGTGAAATACCTTCATCTGCCGGTGCAGGCAGGCTCCGATCGCATCCTCGCGGCGATGAAGCGCAACCATACGGCCCTGGAATACAAGTCGCGCATCCGCAAGCTCAAGGCGGCGGTGCCGGACATCCTGATCAGTTCGGACTTCATCGTCGGCTTCCCGGGAGAAACCGACAAAGACTTCGAGCAGACCATGAAGCTGATCGAGGACGTCGGTTTCGACTTTTCCTACTCCTTCGTCTACAGCGCACGCCCTGGCACGCCGGCGGCGGATCTGGTCGACGAGACCCCCGAGGAAGTGAAGAAGCAGCGCCTGGCGATCCTGCAGCAGCGCATCAACCAACAGGGCTTCGAAAACAGCCGACGGATGGCGGGCACCACGCAGCGCATCCTCGTCACCGACTACTCTAAGAAAGACCCAGGCATGCTGCAGGGCCGCACCGAGCACAACCGGATCGTCAATTTCCGCTGCGACAATCCCCGGCTGATCGGCCAGTTCGTCGACGTGCATATCGACGATGCCCTGCCACACTCATTGCGTGGTTCGCTGCTCGACCAAGCGGCGAGCTGA
- the thiE gene encoding thiamine phosphate synthase: MRDAKLRGLYAITDSTLLADGRLLPYAEAALAGGARLLQYRDKSDDDRRRLREAEALLGLCERYGAQLIINDDAELAARLGAGLHLGQEDGSLSAARALLGPRAIIGATCHARLDLAEQAVAQGASYIAFGRFFDSNTKPGAPAATPAMLEQARQRFSLPIVVIGGVTLANAPDLIARGASLVAVVHALFAAESAHEVERRARAFTELFASP; the protein is encoded by the coding sequence ATGAGAGATGCCAAGCTGCGCGGACTCTACGCCATCACCGACAGCACGTTGCTGGCCGATGGCCGCCTGCTGCCCTACGCCGAGGCGGCATTGGCCGGTGGCGCGCGCCTGCTGCAATACCGCGACAAATCCGACGACGACAGGCGCCGCCTGCGTGAAGCTGAAGCACTGCTAGGGCTCTGCGAGCGCTACGGGGCCCAGCTGATCATCAATGACGACGCCGAGCTGGCGGCTCGTCTGGGCGCAGGCCTGCACCTGGGGCAGGAAGACGGCTCGCTGTCGGCCGCTCGCGCCTTGCTCGGCCCTCGCGCCATCATCGGCGCGACCTGCCATGCGCGCCTGGACCTGGCGGAACAGGCGGTCGCACAGGGCGCCAGCTACATCGCGTTTGGCCGCTTCTTCGATTCCAATACCAAACCCGGCGCGCCAGCCGCCACCCCGGCAATGCTCGAGCAGGCACGCCAACGCTTCAGCCTGCCGATCGTGGTGATCGGCGGCGTGACCCTGGCCAACGCGCCAGACCTGATCGCCCGAGGCGCCAGCCTGGTGGCGGTGGTCCACGCCCTGTTCGCGGCCGAATCAGCGCACGAGGTCGAACGCCGTGCGCGCGCCTTCACCGAACTCTTCGCCAGCCCCTGA
- the hemL gene encoding glutamate-1-semialdehyde 2,1-aminomutase has product MSRSETLFASAQTHIPGGVNSPVRAFRSVGGTPLFLKHAEGAYVTDEDDKRYVDYVGSWGPMILGHSHPEVLEAVRRQLQHGLSYGAPTAMETEMAELVCSLVPSMEMMRMVSSGTEATMSAIRLARGYTGRDSIIKFEGCYHGHSDSLLVKAGSGALTQGVPSSAGVPAAFAKHTLTLPFNDLAAVEQMLSEVGDEVACIIVEPVAGNMNCVPPAPGYLQGLRALCDKHGVVLIFDEVMTGFRVALGGAQAYYGVTPDLTTFGKIIGGGMPVGCFGGKRAIMERIAPLGPVYQAGTLSGNPLAMAAGLTTLRLINRPGFHDELSAYTTRMLDGLKARAKAAGIPFVTTQVGGMFGLYFSEANDIVTFDDVMASDAERFKRFFHLMLEGGVYLAPSAFEAGFTSIVHGDKELQLTLDAAERAFAQLQAG; this is encoded by the coding sequence ATGTCCCGTTCCGAAACCCTCTTCGCCAGCGCCCAGACCCACATCCCCGGCGGTGTGAACTCCCCCGTCCGCGCCTTCCGCAGCGTTGGCGGCACCCCACTGTTTCTCAAGCACGCCGAAGGCGCCTACGTCACCGACGAAGACGACAAGCGCTACGTCGACTACGTCGGCTCCTGGGGTCCGATGATTCTCGGCCACAGCCATCCCGAGGTGCTCGAGGCGGTCCGCCGCCAGCTCCAGCATGGCCTGTCCTACGGCGCTCCGACCGCCATGGAAACCGAGATGGCAGAACTGGTCTGCAGCCTGGTGCCATCGATGGAAATGATGCGCATGGTCAGCTCCGGTACCGAAGCCACCATGAGCGCCATTCGCCTGGCCCGCGGCTACACCGGCCGTGACAGCATCATCAAGTTCGAAGGCTGCTACCACGGGCACTCCGACAGCCTGCTGGTCAAAGCGGGTTCCGGCGCGCTGACCCAAGGCGTGCCGAGTTCGGCCGGCGTCCCCGCCGCCTTTGCCAAGCACACGCTGACCCTGCCGTTCAACGACCTGGCCGCTGTCGAGCAGATGCTCAGCGAAGTCGGCGATGAAGTTGCGTGCATCATCGTCGAGCCCGTCGCCGGTAACATGAACTGCGTGCCGCCAGCGCCGGGATACCTGCAAGGCCTGCGTGCACTGTGCGACAAGCATGGCGTGGTGCTGATATTCGACGAGGTGATGACCGGATTCCGCGTCGCGCTCGGCGGCGCCCAGGCCTACTACGGCGTGACGCCGGACCTGACCACCTTCGGCAAGATCATCGGCGGCGGCATGCCGGTTGGCTGCTTCGGCGGCAAGCGCGCCATCATGGAGCGCATCGCCCCACTGGGCCCGGTCTATCAGGCGGGCACGCTGTCGGGCAACCCGTTGGCCATGGCCGCTGGCCTGACCACGCTGCGCTTGATCAACCGCCCGGGCTTCCACGACGAACTCAGCGCCTACACCACACGCATGCTCGACGGGCTCAAGGCTCGCGCCAAGGCCGCCGGCATCCCGTTCGTCACGACCCAGGTCGGCGGCATGTTCGGTCTGTATTTCAGCGAGGCGAACGATATCGTCACCTTCGATGACGTCATGGCCAGCGATGCCGAGCGCTTCAAGCGCTTCTTCCACCTGATGCTCGAAGGCGGCGTGTATCTGGCGCCCAGTGCGTTCGAAGCTGGCTTCACCTCCATCGTACACGGCGACAAGGAACTGCAGCTGACCCTCGACGCCGCCGAGCGGGCATTCGCCCAGCTGCAGGCAGGCTGA